Within Pseudomonas brassicacearum, the genomic segment GTTCTTCGGTTGCACCAACCCGACCTGCAAGAACACCCGCAAGCTGCTCAAGAGCGGTGACGCGGCGCCGCCGAAGATGGACCCGGTGAAGATGCCTGAGCTCAAGTGCGAGAAGGTCAACGACACCTACATCCTGCGCGACGGCGCCTCCGGCCTGTTCCTGGCAGCCAGCCAGTTCCCGAAAAACCGTGAGACCCGTGCGCCGTTGGTGATGGAAATCGTGCCGCACAAGGACGAAATCGATCCGAAGTACCATTTCCTTTGCGAGGCGCCGCAGAAAGACCCGGATGGACGTCCGGCGGTCATTCGCTACAGCCGCAAGACCAAGGAGCAGTACGTGCAGACCGAAGTTGACGGCAAGCCGACCGGCTGGAAAGCCTACTACGACGGCGGTAAGTGGACGGTTGAAGACAAGCGCTGATTGATGGCGCCTGTTTGACGATCCGGGGCTAATGAGGCTCCTCAGCCTGATAGCCTCGAATGTACAAAAAGGCCGCATGACAACCCACAGGTTTTCATGCGGCCTTTTTGTTTTTGGCTTGCAGTGGCCTCGGTTGATCCATGACACTGTCACACTTGCGTGAAGCTTTCATTTCGTTGGGGAGATGCCGCCATGGCCCACGAACTCTATACCCGCACCAATCAGAAAATCTATTTCGCCGGTCTGTCGCTTGAAGCACTTACCAGGGCCGAGGATGGACGTGCGATGAATTCCCCGGCGTTGCTCCAGGCAGGACGCGAATCCGCGCTGTTTCACCTGTACGGTGCATTGTTGGGGTTGTGCCATGAAATCGCCGGTTTCTATCGCCTGCCACAAGCGAATGCGCCGCGGGCCGAGCTGTTGTTGACCCGTGAAGTGCTGGAAACCATCGCTATCCCGGAATTGGCCGAAATGGTCGAATTGGCGCACAACCCGGAAACCTGGCTGGCGAAGCTATTGGCGGCCCATGCGGCGCTGTTCGAGCCGCCGCGGGCCCCGCGCAAGCCCAAGGGGGACGTGACCCAGCCGTTGATCGTGGCGGTCAATCTGGACGAGCAAGAGCCCGAGCAGGAGTTGAGCCGGGAGGAGCTGGAGAGCTGGCGCCAGAACCTCAAGAGCCTGGCGATACGCTTTCGTGAAGGGTTGAACGAGTGCTGAGTTTTCCCTCGGCCCGTTACATTCGTTGATAACGCTTGGTCAAGATCCCGAGCGGAGCCTGGCCGATGACTATATAATCCTCGCCTTTCGTGGAGAACAGACTTTTATGCCTACGTCCTTTCTAGAAATTGTCGAACTTCCTGATGGCCGCATCGAGCTGCGCAGGGCTGAGGACGAGGGTTCTCTGGTTACCCTGAACTTCTCCGAAGATGCCAAGGTATTCCTGCAGGGCCAGCACGTCGAAGTCGCCAAGGCGATGCTGAGCGTGGGCGTCCAGATGGCAGGTCGCCTCGTTGAAGGCGAATTCAACAAGGAAGAGGGGCCGCGGGTCCTTCATTGATCCCGCCTGTCGGCTTTTTTGGATAGTGTGACTGGTCGGCTTCTCTGTCTTGGAGAAGCCCCGCGTTTGTCTTAGCCCAATCGAATATTCAGGCTTTGTGCGTCCCCGGTACGGGCGGCGCTGATCAACTGTTGCCGTGCGGTCGCGGTTAGCGGGTTGAGCCAGCTGACCACGGTGTGGCTGCGGCCCAGGCGCAAGGCCTCGCAGGTCAACTGTTGGGCGCTTTGGGCGCCCCGTGGTTGCAACAACAGGATGCGTTCGCGGTTCAGGCCGGCATCCCGCAGCCAGGCCTGGGTGACGCTGGCCGGTGGTGCGATCAGCGTCAGCCAGCGAGCATCCTGGTCCTGGCTGAGTTCTCGCAGAATCGGCGCCAGCAGGTTCAGGCAGTTTCCGGCCGCACCACGTAACGACAGTTCGCTGAAAGCCTCGGGCTCGACGCCCCAGGGCGACTCGATGACCTCTTTCAGGACTGGAGCCAGCGGTTGGGCCATGAATGCCTCGAACAGCGGAAGTTGTGTGTGTTGTGGTGTGTGAGGGAACTGCATAAAGCCTCCTTTAGCGGCGAATGACGCCGACACTCAAGCCTTCGATGACCAGGTCCTGATCTTTCAGGTTCACTTCGATGGGCGCGAACTCCGGGTTTTCGGCGATGAGCCAGACCTTGCTGCCGTCGCGCTTGAAGCGCTTGACGGTCACCTCGTCGCCGATTCGCGCCACCACGATCTGGCCATTGCGGGCTTCGCGGGTGGTGTGCACGGCCAGGAGGTCACCGTCGAAGATGCCGATGTCCTTCATGCTCATGCCGTGTACACGAAGCAGGTAATCGGCCCGAGGATGGAAGAACGAAGGGTTGATGTTGCAGGATTCCTCGACATGCTGCTGGGCCAGGATCGGTGCGCCTGCCGCTACCCGGCCGATGATCGGCAGGGTGGTTTCGTCGGCCTTGGCTTCGAAGCCGGGAATACGAATGCCACGGGATGCGCCCGGAGTCATTTCGATCGCGCCCTTGCGCGCCAGCGCCTTGAGGTGTTCTTCAGCCGCGTTGGGCGACTTGAAACCCAGTTCCTGGGCGATTTCCGCACGGGTCGGCGGATAGCCGTTGTCTTCGAGGCAGCGTTTGATGAAGGCCAGAATCTCTGCTTGGCGTGGCGTCAGCTTTAGCATATTGATCGCTCTGTCTTTTTATACAGTGACTGGGATTATATACAGTGGACGCCACTTGGCAATCCTCCTTTTTTCATCGGCCGCTGGACGGTCGGTCGGGCTGTTGGATACGACATGGCTACCACCCGTGAAAAGGTGTGGTTAAATACGTGACCGGGCGTTCGCAAAACGCCCCGGCAGGCTTGACAACCCCTAGGCTGAAACGTATGTTTCAAACAAGTGTTTGTCAGGCGGAGTAACCATGGCCCAGTCGGAAACCGTTGAACGCATTCTCGATGCTGCCGAGCAGTTGTTCGCGGAAAAAGGTTTCGCTGAAACCTCGTTGCGTCTGATCACCAGCAAGGCCGGGGTGAACCTGGCGGCGGTGAACTATCACTTCGGCTCGAAAAAGGCCCTGATCCAGGCGGTATTCTCGCGGTTCCTCGGGCCTTTCTGCCTCAGCCTCGATCGCGAGCTGGAACGGCGCCAGGCCAAGCCTGACGTCAAGCCGACCCTGGAAGAGCTGCTGGAAATCCTGGTCGAGCAAGCCCTTGTCGTGCAACCGCGCAGCGGCAACGACCTGTCCATTTTCATGCGCCTGTTGGGCCTTGCCTTCAGCCAGAGCCAGGGCCACCTGCGACGTTACCTGGAAGACATGTACGGCAAGGTTTTCCGTCGCTACATGCTGCTGGTCAATGAGGCCGCACCGCGTATTCCACCCATCGAGCTGTTCTGGCGGGTGCACTTCATGCTCGGCGCCGCGGCGTTCAGCATGTCCGGTATCAAGGCGCTGCGCGCCATTGCTGAAACCGATTTTGGCGTGAACACGTCCATCGAGCAGGTGATGCGCCTGATGGTGCCGTTCCTGGCAGCGGGCATGCGTGCCGAAAGTGGCGTCACCGATGAAGCCATGGCTGCCGCGCAACTGCGTCCGCGCAGTAAATCAACGCCGGCGCTGGCCAAGGCGTAAGTGCACGGGTGGGCGCGGCGGCCTACATCCGCTAAGCTAGCCGCCCATGCCGACTCTCGTTTCGAACCCGTTCCATTTTTCATTGCATGACCGCAACCTGCCGGGCCTTGGGCCCAGCGGTGTGGTCGTGCCTGTGTTACCGCACGGGTTCATCATTATCAAGGAAATGCTATGACTGCTGGCCTGCAAGGCTCGTTGATGGTGGACGTCGCCGGTACCTGGCTGACGGCCGAAGATCGCCACCTGTTGCGCCAGCCTGAAGTAGGCGGCCTGATCATCTTTGCCCGCAATATCGAGCATCCACGTCAGGTGCGCGAGTTGAGCGCATCGATCCGCGCCATCCGCCCCGACCTTTTATTGGCGGTGGATCAGGAAGGTGGTCGTGTTCAGCGGCTGCGCCAGGGTTTTGTGCGGCTGCCGGCGATGCGGGCGATAGCCGATAACCCGAATGCCGAATACCTGGCCGAGCAGTGTGGCTGGATCATGGCTACCGAAGTGCTGGCGGTCGGCCTCGACTTGAGTTTTGCCCCGGTGCTGGACCTCGATTACCAGCGCAGCGCCGTCGTCGGCAGTCGTTCCTTCGAAGGCGATCCCGAGCGCGCTGCGTTATTGGCCGGTGCCTTCATCCGCGGCATGAGCGCCGCCGGGATGGCCGCCACTGGCAAGCATTTCCCGGGGCATGGCTGGGCCGAGGCCGATTCCCACGTGGCGATTCCGAACGATGAGCGCAGCCTCGAGCAGATTCGCGCCAATGACCTGGTGCCGTTCGCCAGGCTGAGCAAGCAACTGGCCGCCGTCATGCCGGCCCATGTCATCTACCCGCAGGTCGACGCCAATCCAGCCGGGTTTTCCCGCCGCTGGCTGCAGGACATCCTGCGCGGCGAGTTGCAATTTGAGGGTGTGATCTTCAGTGATGACCTGTCGATGGCCGGTGCTCATGTGGTCGGTGATGCCGCCAGTCGTATCGAAGCGGCGTTGACGGCGGGTTGCGACATGGGCCTGGTGTGCAATGATCGCGCGGCTGCAGAGTTGGCCTTGAGCGCTGCCCAGCGCCTGAAGGTCAAGCCTTCGGCACGGATCGCCCGCATGCGTGGCCGGGCCTTTGCCTCCACCGAGTATCGCCAGGACCCTCGCTGGTTGGCGGCGCTTGGCGCGCTGAGGGCTGCCCAGCTGGTTGATTAGCATCTTTTGAAGGTCGCTATCTCGAAGCAAGGTGGGAGCAACATCGGCGCGATCTGACCCTCCGCCATCGCAAGCAAGCTCGGCTCCCACAAGGATTGGGGGGTTAGCGCTTTTCCAGCTTGTCCGGCAGCGGCGCGAACAACGCCTCAATATCATCGCTCTGCAATTTCCAGTCTCCGGCCACGCGTCCGTCCAGCACCCCGGCCGCGAGGTCGGATTTTTCCTTTTGCAGCAGCTGGATTTTCTCTTCCACCGTGCCTCGGGCAATCAGCTTGTAGACGAACACCGGCTTTTCCTGGCCGATGCGGTAGGCCCGGTCGGTCGCCTGGTTTTCGGTGGCCGGGTTCCACCACGGGTCGTAGTGAATCACCGTGTCGGCCTCGGTCAGGTTCAGGCCTACACCACCGGCCTTCAGGCTGATCAGGAAGATCTGACGCTTGCCGCTCTGGAATTCCTTGACGGGCGTGCGACGGTCCCGGGTCTGGCCGGTCAGGAGGGCATAATCGACGCCGCGTTTCTTCAGTTCATCTTCAATCAGCGCCAACATGGACGTGAATTGGGAAAACAACAGCACCCGGCGACCTTCTTCAAACAGCTCTTCGAGCATTTCCATCAGGCTGTCGAGCTTGCCCGAGGTGCTGCCTCGGGCGGGCAGGGTGGCGTCGTTGATCAGGCGCAGGTCGCAACACACCTGGCGCAGCTTGAGCAGTGCTTCGAGAATAATGATCTGGCTGCGGGCCACGCCTTTGCGGGTGATCTCGTCGCGGACCTTCTTGTCCATCGCCAGGCGCATGGTTTCGTAGACGTCCCGCTGGGCGTCGCTGAGTTCGACCCAATGGATGATCTCGGTCTTGGGTGGCAACTCCGTCGCCACTTGCTCCTTGGTCCTGCGCAGCAGGAAAGGTTTTATCCGACCGTTGAGGTGCTGCAGTCGTACATCGCTGCCACGCTTTTCGATCGGTACACGGTAATCGCGATTGAAACTCTTGACGTCCCCGAGCCAGCCCGGCAACAGGAAGTGAAACAACGACCACAGTTCCCCCAGGTGATTTTCCAGGGGCGTGCCGGACAGGCACAGCCGCTGGCGGGCGTTGAGCTCGCGGGCGGCCTGGGCGGCTTTGCTGGTGGGGTTCTTGATGTACTGGGCTTCATCGAGAATCAGCACGTGCAATGGCTGCGCGGCCAGGCGCTCGACATCCTTGGGCAGCAGGGCATAGGTGGTGAGGACCAGGTCGTAATCGGCCAGTCGTTCGAAATGCTTTTTGCGCCCGGCGCCATACAGGGCCAGCACCTTGAGTTGCGGCGTGAAATGAGCCGCCTCGTCGAGCCAGTTGGGGATCAGGCTGGTGGGCATCACCACCATGCACGGTCGGTCGAGGCGTCCGGCGTTTTTTTCGCTGAGAATATGCGCCAGGGTCTGTAGGGTTTTGCCCAGGCCCATGTCGTCCGCGAGAATGCCGCCGACTTCCAGCTGCCTGAGCGATTGCATCCAGCTCAAGCCTTCGAGTTGATACGGCCGCAGCGTCGCGTTCAGGCCTTCTGGCGCGGTGGCGGTGTAATCCTTGATGTCCCTCAGGCGTTGGGCCAGGCCGCGAATGTGTTCGCCACCTTCCCAGGTCAACGGCATGTCCTGCAGCGGGTTCAGGCGCAGGGCGTCCGCGCTGTTGAGGCGCAGTTTGGTGGTGCCGGGTTCTTGCAGGTAAAACTCGCCCAGGGTCGCCAGCACCGGTTTCAGCCGGCCATAGGGCAGGGCCACCTGCTGCGGGCCGAACTCCGAGTTCGGGCGGTTGGGCAGGTTGACCAGAATGAGTTCGTCGTCCCGACGCCTGGCCAGGCGTTCCGGGTTGAACAGTTCGATGTGCGAGCGCATCAGGTTCAGCAGGATCGGCAGCAGGCTCAGGCGCTCACCGTTGACGATGATTCCCAGTTCCAGGTCGAACCAGTCTCGCTCCGGCGTTTCCTCTACCGTGGCGTACCACTCGTCCACTGCCGTCAGGTCGAAGCCGAAGTCTTCGTCGATCTGCAGTTCCCAGCCTTGGGTGCGCAGTTTCGGCAGGTCGTTGAGGGTGAAGGTCAGCCAGGCACTGTCGTTGACCATCTCGTACAGTTCGCCGGCGCTTTCCGGCAGGGCCTTGCTTTGTCGGGTCGCGACCTTGAAGCCGAGGATCCGCAGCTGTTCGCGGTAGGACTGTTCCACATCCGTGTGGCGTTTTATCCGCAGCGTCTGGGTTTCCTGGCGAATCAGCACGTCGGTGTTGCGCTGGCCGCTGACGTATTCGTCCAGGTAACCGAAGGACAGCGCGGCGCGGTGTTGGATGTAGCGCTGCATCTTGCCGTTGCGCGGCTCGAAGGCGCTGAACTCGACACTGGCCAGCCATAGGCGCGGCACCGGTTGCACGTTGTCCACCAGCACTTGTGGTGGGGCCTTGGGGCTGCGGTTGTCCAGCACGGCCTGGAGTTTCTCCAGCAGGTGCGCGTCTTTTTCGGCGGCCGGGTAGGCCAGGGTTTCCTGGACTTGCAGCAACACGGCCGCGCAGTGCTTGCAGTTGATGCGCACCGGGCAGGAGCACGCGGCTTCGAGCAGGATCAGCGTGCCCTTGGCTGACTCCTTCAGGCGAATGGTCTGACGGTAGACGTTACCGCCAGAGCCTTCGCAACTGGCGGTGATGGTGCTGTCGCCGGCCTCGACGATCCTGACGCGGTTTTCCAGCGCATAACGGCGCCCGCGCTCCAGGCTCTGTTCCTTGAATCGATTGACCCAGGAAGGTGCCAGGGGTTTGCTCAGGGGCGAGGGCATAGGCGCGCCAATCAGTCCGGAATGACTTCAGGTGCCTGCCGTGGCGCGGGCGCGGTCAACGAGGTGATCTTGATCAGCAGGCCAAGATGACCGTTGTCGAGGAAGTTCAGTTGGCCATTTTTGGTATGGCTCTGCTGCTTGAGGCGCTCACTGGAGGTGACCAGGCCATTGGCGTTGATCTGGTTGATCCAGAAATCGGCATCCACGTCGGTGAAACGGCCCAGCTTCAGTTCCAGGGTGCCTTCGATGGGGAACTGCCCGAACTGTTCGGCGCCGTCGCTGATGGCGATTTTGCGCCCCTGCTCGCCGAGGGTCTGCTGCCAGGCCTTGTGCATCAATACCGTGTATTGGCCGCTGGCGTTGAGTTTCTCGACGATGTTGCCCATGGCCGGTGTGCGCTGGCTGTCCGCGCCCAGGCGTTGCGCGCCGGCGTCCCAGTCTTCCGGTGCGGCGCGGCTGGCAATCGCCGGCTCGGCGTTCTGGCGCACCAGGATCATTTCAACCTGATACAGGTCGTCGGCAAATGCCAGGGGAGCGACCAGGGTCATCAACAAGGTCAGTGAGCGAAACAGGCGCATTTGGCGTCCTTCAAGCAGTGGTCGTAGTGAGGCGCTCGAACAGCGCCTCTACGGTATTGAAGCGCTCTTCCGCGCGTTCCATGGGCACCATGAATTTGAACATCGTGGCCCCTTCGAACTTGTAGCGTTTGGGCTGGCCCTGGATCAACTTGATCAGCACCAGTGGATCGACCGGGGTCTGGGCCTCGAACTCGATCCGGCCGCCGTTGGGGCCGCCGTCGACTTTCTTGATGCCCAGTTGTTCGGCCTTGAGCTTGAGCAGCGTCGTGCGCACCAGGTTCTTGGTCGGTTCCGGCAGCAGGCCGAAGCGGTCGATCATCTCCACTTGCAGGTCCTTGAGGCCTTCCTCGTCGCTGGCCGAGGCGATGCGTTTGTAGAGGATCAGCCGTGCGTGGACGTCCGGCAGGTAGTCTTCCGGGATCAGTGCCGGCACCCGCAGGTTGATTTCCGGCCCGCCGCCCAGGGGTTGATCGAGGTTCGGCTGTTCGCCCTTGCGGATCGACTTGACCGCGCGTTCGAGCATTTCCATGTACAGGGTGAAACCAACGGCCTGGATCTGGCCGCTCTGGCCGTCGCCGAGCAATTCGCCGGCCCCGCGGATTTCCAGGTCGTTGGTGGCCAGTACGAAGCCGGCGCCCAGATCCTGGGTATTGGCGATGGCTTCCAGGCGTTTTTCCGCATCCGGGGTGATCTGCTGGCGCGGTGGCGTCAACAGGTAGGCGTAGGCCTGGTGGTGGCTACGACCAACCCGGCCGCGCAACTGGTGCAACTGGGCCAGGCCGAACTTGTCGGCGCGTTCGATGATGATGGTGTTGGCGCTCGGCACGTCGATGCCGGTCTCGATGATGGTCGAGGCGATCAGCACGTTGAAGCGCTTGTGGTAGAAGTCGCTCATCACCTGTTCGAGTTCGCGTTCGCGCATCTGCCCGTGGCCGATGCCGATACGCGCTTCCGGCACCAGCTCGGCCAGGTCGGCGGCGCATTTCTCGATGGTCTTCACGTCATTGTGCAGGTAATAGACCTGGCCGCCACGCAGCAGCTCGCGCAGCAAGGCTTCCTTGATCGTACTTTTGTTCTGTTCCATGACGAAGGTGCGCACCGACAGGCGACGGGCCGGCGGCGTGGCGATGATCGACAGGTCGCGCATGCCCGACACCGCCATGTTCAGCGTGCGCGGAATCGGCGTGGCGGTCAGGGTCAGTATGTCGACTTCGCTGCGCAGGGCCTTGAGCTGTTCTTTCTGGCGCACGCCAAAGCGGTGCTCTTCGTCGATGATCACCAGCCCCAGGCTCTTGAACTTCACGTCGTCCTGCAGCAGCTTGTGCGTGCCGATGACGATGTCGATCTTGCCCTCGGCCAGGTCGGCCACGGCGGCGTTCACTTCCTTGGTGGATTTGAAACGGCTCATCACTTCCACGGTCACCGGCCAGTCGGCAAAGCGGTCGCGGAAACTGTTGTAGTGCTGCTGGGCGAGCAGGGTGGTCGGCACGAGGATCGCCACCTGCTTGCCGCCGTGCACGGCAATGAACGCGGCGCGCATCGCCACTTCGGTCTTGCCGAAGCCCACGTCGCCACACACCAGCCGGTCCATCGGCTTGGGTGCGAGCATGTCGGCGCGCACGGCTTCGATGGTGGTCTGCTGGTCGACGGTTTCTTCGAACGGGAAACCGGCGCTGAAGGTTTCGTAGTCGGCTTTCGGATCGGCGAAGGCATAGCCCTCGCGGGCCGCACGACGGGCGTAGATGTCCAGCAGCTCGGCGGCCACGTCGCGCACCTGTTCGGCCGCCTTGCGCTTGGCTTTCTGCCAGGTTTCCGAACCCAGGCGATGCAGCGGGGCCAGGGCGTCGTCGCTGCCGGTGTAGCGGGCGATCAGGTGCAGGTTCGCCACCGGTACATAGAGCTTGGCACCCTCGGCGTATTCGAGGGTCAGGAACTCGGCGGCCTGGTTGTCGATTTCCAGTGTCGCCAGGCCCAGGTAGCGGCCCACGCCGTGGTCGATGTGCACCACGGGCGCGCCTTCGCGCAGTTCGGTGAGGTTCTTGATGACCGCGTCGTTGGCGGCGTCGGCGCGTTTCTCGCGACGACGGCGCTGCATGACGCGCTGGCCGAACAAAGGACTTTCGGCCACCAGTGCCAGGGCCGGGTCATCCAGGACCAGCCCGTCGTTCAGTGGCGCGATGGTAATCGCCAGGCGATCCTTGCCGGCGACGAAGTCCGGCCAGCTGTCCACCGTCTTCGGTCGCAGCTTCAGGCGCTCAAGCAGCTCCAACAGCACTTCGCGACGACCTGCGGATTCAGCGGTGAACAGCACGCGGCCGGGGAATGCATCGAGAAAGCCTGCCAGCGCCGCCAGGGGCTGCGTGGCCTTGGCTTCGATGGCCAGGTCCGGCAACGCCTTGGCCGGGAAACGTTCACGGCCGACGCCGGTTTCCACGTCTTGCTGGCTGGCCACCACTCGTGGCCAGCCCTTGAGGCGGGCAAAGCAGTCTTCCACCGGCAGGAACAGTTCGGCCGGAGGTAATAAAGGACGGGAAGGATCGACGCGACGCTCTTCGTAGCGGTTGCGCACGTCGTTCCAGAAGTTTTCCGCCGCCTGCTCAATGCCCGGCAGGGAAAACACCTGGGTGTCCTGGGGCAGGTAGTCGAACAGGGTGGAGGTTTCTTCGAAAAACAGCGGCAGGTAGTACTCGATGCCGGCGGGGGTGATCCCGCTGCTCAGGTCCTGGAAGATCGGGCAGCGCCGGAAATCCACATCGAAGCGCTCGCGAAAGCGGGCCTTGAAGCGGGTCACGGCGTCTTTCTGCAGCGGGAACTCCTTGGCCGGCAACAGGCGGATCGACTGCACTTTGTCGATGGAGCGCTGGTTTTCCGGGTCGAAGGTGCGCAGGGTTTCGATTTCGTCATCGAACAGGTCGATGCGATACGGCAGTTTGCTGCCCATCGGGAACAGGTCGATCAATGCGCCGCGTACCGCGAACTCGCCGTGTTCGTAAACGGTGTCGACACAGCGATAGCCGCTGGCCTCAAGGCGGGTGCGCATTTGCTCGACATCGAGCTTCTGGCCGATGTCCAGCACCAGGCTGCTGCCAAGCAGGAATTGGGTCGGTGCCAGGCGATGTAGGGCCGTGGTGATCGGCACTACCAAAACGCCATGACTGAGCTCCGGTAGCCGATAAAGGCTGGCGATTCGCTGGGAAATGATGTCCTGGTGCGGCGAAAACAGATCGTAGGGCAGGGTTTCCCAGTCCGGAAAATGCAAGACCGGCAAATCCGGAGCGAAGAAACTCAGCTCCTGTTCCAGCCGCTCGGCGCTTTGGCTGTCGGCGGTCAGCAGCAGGGTGAAGCGCTTTGCAGCGCTGGCAGCCTCGGCGATGGCCAGGCTCAGGGCGGCACCGGGCAGGTTGCCCCAGTGCTGTTTACCTGCCGCGGCAGGGAGAAGCGGAAGACGCAGAACGGGCACGGAAGGTTGAGCTCCAGCGTTGCGACAAAGTCGACAATTGTAGCGGGGGAAGGGGGCTGCTGTCAGTTGCAGACTACCCAGGCCGACAGGAAAACCACGGTGCGACAGGCGCGCATTGCTCCGCCGAGGACTCGGCGGCATAATGTAGCCCCTTTTTTCAGCCCCTACATGTGGAAGGTTACCGTGACTCAGAAGCCCGACCAGTGTCTTGGTGAATGGATTGATCGTGAAGCTCTCGCAGAAGCGATGATCCCTCTCATCGGTCAGCTCTACCGCAATAACAACGTGGTGAGCTCGATCTATGGCCGCAGCCTGATCAACCAGTCTGTCATCGCGATCCTCAAAGCCCACCGCTTTGCTCGCCACCGTTCTTCCGACGACAGCGAACTCTCCGTCCACGAAACATTCCCCCTGCTCAAAGCCATGAGCGAGCTCAAGCTCGGCGCGGCTTCGGTGGACCTGGGCAAACTGGCATTCAAATTCCGCAACGAAGGCAATGGCCGTAGCGCCGAGCAGTTCGTCCGTGAAGAGATGGCTGATGTGGTTGGCCAACAGAACGCTTCGCCTCGCAAAGGCACTGACGTGGTCCTGTACGGCTTCGGTCGTATCGGCCGTCTGCTGGCGCGCATCCTGATCGAAAAAACCGGTGGCGGCGATGGCCTGCGCCTGCGTGCCATCGTGGTGCGCAAGGGCGCCGAGAACGATCTGACCAAGCGCGCCAGCCTGCTGCGTCGTGATTCGGTCCATGGTTCGTTCAATGGCACCATCATC encodes:
- the mfd gene encoding transcription-repair coupling factor gives rise to the protein MPVLRLPLLPAAAGKQHWGNLPGAALSLAIAEAASAAKRFTLLLTADSQSAERLEQELSFFAPDLPVLHFPDWETLPYDLFSPHQDIISQRIASLYRLPELSHGVLVVPITTALHRLAPTQFLLGSSLVLDIGQKLDVEQMRTRLEASGYRCVDTVYEHGEFAVRGALIDLFPMGSKLPYRIDLFDDEIETLRTFDPENQRSIDKVQSIRLLPAKEFPLQKDAVTRFKARFRERFDVDFRRCPIFQDLSSGITPAGIEYYLPLFFEETSTLFDYLPQDTQVFSLPGIEQAAENFWNDVRNRYEERRVDPSRPLLPPAELFLPVEDCFARLKGWPRVVASQQDVETGVGRERFPAKALPDLAIEAKATQPLAALAGFLDAFPGRVLFTAESAGRREVLLELLERLKLRPKTVDSWPDFVAGKDRLAITIAPLNDGLVLDDPALALVAESPLFGQRVMQRRRREKRADAANDAVIKNLTELREGAPVVHIDHGVGRYLGLATLEIDNQAAEFLTLEYAEGAKLYVPVANLHLIARYTGSDDALAPLHRLGSETWQKAKRKAAEQVRDVAAELLDIYARRAAREGYAFADPKADYETFSAGFPFEETVDQQTTIEAVRADMLAPKPMDRLVCGDVGFGKTEVAMRAAFIAVHGGKQVAILVPTTLLAQQHYNSFRDRFADWPVTVEVMSRFKSTKEVNAAVADLAEGKIDIVIGTHKLLQDDVKFKSLGLVIIDEEHRFGVRQKEQLKALRSEVDILTLTATPIPRTLNMAVSGMRDLSIIATPPARRLSVRTFVMEQNKSTIKEALLRELLRGGQVYYLHNDVKTIEKCAADLAELVPEARIGIGHGQMRERELEQVMSDFYHKRFNVLIASTIIETGIDVPSANTIIIERADKFGLAQLHQLRGRVGRSHHQAYAYLLTPPRQQITPDAEKRLEAIANTQDLGAGFVLATNDLEIRGAGELLGDGQSGQIQAVGFTLYMEMLERAVKSIRKGEQPNLDQPLGGGPEINLRVPALIPEDYLPDVHARLILYKRIASASDEEGLKDLQVEMIDRFGLLPEPTKNLVRTTLLKLKAEQLGIKKVDGGPNGGRIEFEAQTPVDPLVLIKLIQGQPKRYKFEGATMFKFMVPMERAEERFNTVEALFERLTTTTA